GTTGCCGTCCGTGTCGATCTCGCCGACGCCGTAGCGTTCGGGGTCTTTCACCTGGTAGCCGAACAGCACACAGCCGTCGAGGTCGGTCGCCGCGGTGCGCAGGGTGGTGGAGAAGCCCTGGCCGTAGAAGATGTTGTCGCCGAGGACCAGTGCGACCGGGTCGTCGCCGACGAAGTCCGCGCCGATCACGAAGGCTTCGGCGAGTCCGTTCGGGCTCGGCTGCTCGGCGAACGAGAAGGACAGCCCGTACTGGCTGCCGTCGCCGAGGAGCCGGCGGAAGTTCGGCAGGTCGGACGGCGTCGAGATGATCAGGATCTCCCGGATCCCGGCCAGCATGAGCACCGAGATCGGGTAGTAGATCATCGGCTTGTCGTAGACCGGCAGCAGCTGTTTCGACACAGCCTGAGTGATCGGGTGCAACCGGGTTCCGCTGCCCCCCGCGAGCACGATGCCCTTCACGGCCCCTCCTGATGTCTGGTGGTGCCGTTCACCGTACCGAGTGGTCCTGGCGGCCATGCTCGAGTTTCCCCGGATCAGAAGGCCGGCCCCTTGCCGAAATACGCTCGGCAGCCGTCCGCGTACTCGGTGGCGATCTCCAGCACGTTCTTCCCGTCGTCGACCGGCAGCAGCGTGGACGAGTAGTTCGGGCAGTAGTTGTTGTAGATGCCGTCGATGTGGATCGGCGCGGGGCGCTCGTACCAGTCGCCGGCTCCGAAGTTGTCGTTGGCCAGCAGTGTCTCGCCGTTCCCGGCCTGCGGCACGCCCATGGCGTTCGTGTAGATCTGGCCGACCATCAGCAGCCGCACGCCGTTCGGCCCGCCGGGGAACAGCGCGGTGGTCTGGGCGTGCTGGAAGTAGTTGCCGTTCGCGGTCAGCACCCGGTTGCCCGGGTCGCCGGGATCGCCCCAGTTGGCGCCGTCGGCGGAGATTTTGTAATACGGATCGCAGTAGCGGTCGCGGTAGTTGCAGATCTCGTAGCCGAACCAGTACCGGCCGTCGGGCAGCCGGCGGATGATCGGCATCCCCGGGCGCACCCGGTCCGGCGGGATGGCGAGGGTCAG
This sequence is a window from Amycolatopsis benzoatilytica AK 16/65. Protein-coding genes within it:
- the rfbA gene encoding glucose-1-phosphate thymidylyltransferase RfbA; amino-acid sequence: MKGIVLAGGSGTRLHPITQAVSKQLLPVYDKPMIYYPISVLMLAGIREILIISTPSDLPNFRRLLGDGSQYGLSFSFAEQPSPNGLAEAFVIGADFVGDDPVALVLGDNIFYGQGFSTTLRTAATDLDGCVLFGYQVKDPERYGVGEIDTDGNLLSIEEKPAKPRSNNAITGLYFYDNEVVDISRNLKPSARGELEITDVNLTYLRRDRAKLIELSRGFAWLDTGTHDSLLEAGQFVQVLEHRTGVRIACLEEVALKMGFISADECYRLGTKLAKSGYGEYVMNVALLAGAQS